Proteins co-encoded in one Chrysemys picta bellii isolate R12L10 chromosome 13, ASM1138683v2, whole genome shotgun sequence genomic window:
- the LOC103306596 gene encoding olfactory receptor 5AR1-like — translation MWMIDMNNQSTVTEFRLLGLSSFPEMQPLLFMSFLIIYLLTLAGNLSICLAIWVDTTLHTPMYFFLINLSLLDISYSSVTLPNMLVTLVAKIKSLSFSSCMAQLYFLISFAGSESLLLALMAYDRYMAICQPLHYTTIMNHRTCMCSAIAIWIGGFVYSMLHTFFIARLPFCGSNEINHFFCEIPPLIKLACMDTYFNEVLVFLLSGAVGGSCFLLISTSYAYILSTIMKIHSAQGRRKAFSTCASHLLTVLLFYGPGFFTYLSPSSSYSMDIGKVVSVFYTVVTPMLNPMIYSLRNKDVQAAFKKAMGRSRK, via the exons ATGTGGA TGATAGACATGAACAATCAAAGCACAGTGACAGAATTCAGACTCCTGGGCCTCTCGAGCTTCCCAGAAATGCAGCCGTTACTCTTCATGAGCTTCCTGATTATCTACCTGCTGACTTTGGCTGGCAACCTCTCCATTTGCTTGGCTATCTGGGTGGATACCACACTCCACACTCCTATGTACTTTTTTCTGATCAACTTGTCTCTCTTAGACATCTCGTACTCTTCCGTCACTCTCCCCAATATGCTAGTGACGTTGGTTGCCAAGATTaaatctctttccttctccagttgCATGGCCCAGCTGTACTTTCTCATCTCCTTTGCTGGATCTGAATCTTTGCTTCTTGCCCTGATGGCTTATGACCGCTACATGGCAATATGCCAGCCTTTGCACTACACAACCATCATGAACCACAGGACTTGTATGTGCTCTGCCATTGCTATATGGATAGGTGGTTTTGTCTACTCAATGTTACATACGTTCTTCATAGCCAGGCTACCTTTCTGTGGTTCCAATGAAATCAATCACTTCTTCTGTGAGATCCCTCCTTTGATCAAATTGGCCTGTATGGACACCTATTTTAATGAGGTGCTGGTTTTTCTGCTCAGTGGAGCAGTAGGTGGAAGTTGCTTCCTGTTGATTTCCACATCATACGCTTACATACTATCCACCATCATGAAAATCCACTCAGCCCAGGGCAGACGCAAAGCCTTCTCAACTTGTGCTTCCCACCTCCTCACCGTCCTGCTGTTCTATGGCCCGGGTTTCTTCACctacctctccccctcctccagctACTCCATGGATATTGGGAAAGTGGTCTCTGTGTTTTATACTGTGGTCACACCCATGCTAAACCCAATGAtctacagcctcaggaacaagGATGTGCAAGCTGCCTTCAAGAAAGCCATGGGAAGGAGTAGGAAATAG
- the LOC101942621 gene encoding olfactory receptor 4Q3-like — MNGSAVSQFTLLGLSHSRPLQLLLFGLVLACYAASLLGNFLIVVTVRVDPRLLQSPMYFFLANLSLIDMALGSVAAPRMLGNLLSEGSTISYGGCMAQLFFLHFLGGSEMFLLTLMAYDRYVAICHPLSYAETMHRHRCLGLLATCWAGGLLHSATQLVLVVRLPFCGPSKLDNFYCDVPQVVKLACTDTYMVEMLMVSNSGLISLVCFLVLLGSYGVILVTLRGRFGDGGGGKALSTCSAHLMVVSLIFVPCIFVYLRPFSSSRMDKMASIFYTIITPVLNPIIYTLRNQEVKEAMKRLRHRFWFPCWT; from the coding sequence ATGAATGGCTCGGCAGTCTCACAGTTCACCCTCCTAGGCCTGTCCCACTCCCGCCCTCTCCAGCTTCTCCTCTTCGGCCTGGTCTTGGCCTGCTATGCCGCCAGCCTGCTGGGCAACTTCCTCATTGTGGTGACCGTGCGGGTGGACCCACGCCTCCTCCAgtcccccatgtacttcttcctggccAACCTCTCGCTCATTGACATGGCCCTCGGCTCAGTGGCTGCTCCCAGGATGCTTGGCAACTTGCTGAGCGAGGGCAGCACCATCTCCTATGGGGGCTGCATGGCCCAGCTCTTCTTCCTTCACTTCCTGGGTGGCTCCGAGATGTTCCTCCTCACACTCATGGCCTACGaccgctacgtggccatctgccacCCACTGAGCTACGCCGAGACCATGCACCGCCACCGCTGCCTGGGCCTCCTGGCAACCTGCTGGGCTGGAGGCTTGCTCCACTCTGCCACTCAGCTGGTGTTGGTGGTCCGGCTGCCATTTTGTGGGCCCAGCAAGCTGGATAATTTCTATTGCGATGTACCTCAGGTGGTCAAGCTAGCTTGCACCGACACCTACATGGTAGAGATGCTCATGGTGTCCAACAGTGGCCTGATCTCTCTGGTCTGCTTCCTGGTCTTGCTGGGGTCATATGGTGTCATCTTGGTGACTCTCAGGGGACGCTTTGGtgatgggggcggtgggaaggcTTTGTCCACCTGTAGCGCCCACCTGATGGTGGTGAGCCTCATCTTTGTACCCTGCATTTTCGTCTACCTCCGGCCTTTCTCCAGCTCACGGATGGACAAGATGGCCTCCATCTTCTACACCATCATCACGCCAGTGCTGAACCCCATTATCTACACCCTGAGGAACCAGGAGGTCAAGGAAGCCATGAAGCGACTGAGGCATAGGTTTTGGTTCCCTTGTTGGACATAG